One window of Dermacentor andersoni chromosome 7, qqDerAnde1_hic_scaffold, whole genome shotgun sequence genomic DNA carries:
- the LOC126543406 gene encoding uncharacterized protein: MKQQLMEGRTERESLRKENDRLKAKCSENESIIVELQKRVVQGEQYSRRSNVEIKGLVEKKNENIIDLVGQIGGVVGEPISADDIEVCHRVPTREQGKTNVIVQFKSKQKRDHVVEKARKSRIRNRDVGISSEAQIFVNEHFCPTLKRLLAQAIARKRENQWQFVWTKNGKIFARKTQSSQVVRIETDSDLVKIA; the protein is encoded by the coding sequence ATGAAGCAACAGTTAATGGAAGGGCGCACCGAGAGAGAAAGCTTAAGGAAGGAAAATGACAGGCTGAAGGCTAAATGCAGTGAAAATGAGTCAATCATTGTAGAGCTGCAGAAGCGAGTTGTTCAGGGTGAGCAGTACTCTCGCAGGTCGAATGTGGAAATAAAAGGGCTCGTTGAGAAGAAGAATGAAAACATCATTGATCTTGTAGGCCAGATTGGTGGTGTCGTTGGCGAACCCATTTCTGCTGATGATATAGAAGTTTGCCACCGAGTACCGACTCGTGAGCAGGGCAAAACGAACGTTATTGTTCAGTTCAAAAGCAAGCAGAAGCGGGACCACGTGGTCGAGAAAGCCCGCAAGAGCCGTATTCGGAATCGTGACGTAGGAATCTCCAGCGAAGCCCAAATCTTCGTGAATGAGCATTTCTGTCCGACACTGAAGCGGCTGCTTGCACAGGCAATTGCAAGAAAACGGGAGAATCAGTGGCAGTTTGTGTGGACTAAGAATGGGAAGATTTTCGCGCGCAAGACACAGTCCAGTCAGGTGGTGCGCATTGAAACAGATTCTGACCTCGTCAAGATTGCGTAG